One window of the Gordonia westfalica genome contains the following:
- a CDS encoding TetR/AcrR family transcriptional regulator yields MTTTSSTGRTRLTSGDRREQILEVAQRLFAERAYEDVSTAELANAAGTTRTNLHHHFGTKRALYLEVVRRFARLPAPPAVATNTIDVPAAVAQTFDRWLDLVEHNKETYLSMIGASSMRRDPEVEAVLRTGMRVWEERLLEVLQAPSTEVNRAQVRAFQALLSTATDEWLRRGTLTRNDVHALLSSSLLSLPTQRHTPS; encoded by the coding sequence GACAGGTCGCACCCGGCTCACCTCCGGGGACCGCCGTGAGCAGATCCTGGAGGTAGCGCAGCGCCTCTTCGCCGAACGCGCATACGAGGACGTGTCGACTGCCGAGCTCGCCAACGCTGCAGGGACCACGCGGACCAACCTCCACCATCACTTCGGAACGAAACGAGCGCTGTACCTCGAGGTCGTTCGCCGGTTCGCCCGTCTGCCGGCGCCCCCAGCTGTCGCGACCAACACGATCGACGTGCCGGCAGCGGTCGCTCAGACCTTCGATCGGTGGCTTGATCTGGTCGAACACAACAAAGAGACCTACCTGAGCATGATCGGGGCGAGCTCTATGCGCCGCGACCCCGAAGTCGAGGCAGTCCTGCGCACCGGCATGAGGGTGTGGGAGGAACGTCTCCTTGAAGTCCTGCAGGCCCCCAGCACCGAGGTCAACCGCGCGCAAGTCCGCGCATTCCAAGCCCTGCTGAGCACAGCGACAGATGAATGGCTACGTAGGGGAACGCTCACCCGCAACGACGTTCACGCCCTCCTGAGCAGCAGCCTCCTGTCGCTTCCGACGCAGCGACACACACCTTCTTGA